The genomic segment TAGCGCCCGGGCAGCGAGGTCGGGTGGAGAAGTATTCCGCTTGCGCGTGGAAATTCCATGGTGAAAAATCCTTTTGTCTCTCAAAAAATTTGTATGTGGGGGAGTATAGCAAACATGGGCAACCTGTTGTGTAGGGGCGCATGGTATGCGCCCGTCTACCCACAAATCGCTATGCCCGCGCCTTGAGCGCCGCCTCTAAGCGTGTACCCGTCAGTTCGGCGGGGAACTTTCCGCGCCCCTCCCGCATGACCTGCCCTAGCAGGAACTTCAAAACTTTTTCCTCCCCCGCCTTAAAGCGTGCCACTTCCTCTGGGTGAGCGTCCAAGATTTTGGTGATCGCGGCGTCAATCGCCCCTGTGTCTTGTGTCTGTTCCAGTCCTAGCCTTGCCACCCATGTCGCTGGCTCGCCCCCTTCGGCAAAGAGCGCATCAAGGACTTTCTTCGCCGCGTTGTTGTTGATTGTCCCTCCGTCCACAAGGGCAATCAGCGCGGCGATGCTTTCCGGCGTCACCTTTGTCTCAGCGACGCGCTCGGTGGGTAGGGCGATCTTGTTCATGCGGGCGAACAACTCATTGATGATCCAGTTCGCCGCTTTCTTCCCTTCTGCACCCGCCTTTAGGGTGGCTTCAAAGTAATCGGCAACAGGGCGTTCCGCCACCAAGATCGACGCTTCGTAGGCGCTCACCCCCGCGCTCATCAGGCGATCCCGTTTTGCGTCGGGGAGCTCAGGGAGCGTCTGGCGAATCGTCTCCACCCACTCGCGGCTGATATTCAATGGGGGCAAATCCGGTTCGGGGAAATAGCGGTAATCGTGGGCGCTCTCTTTCGTCCGCTGAAGGATCGTCTGTCCTTTCACCTCGTCCCAGCCCATCGTCGCCTGAACAACCGTTCCCTTCCCCTCCCACAGCTTGCTTTGGCGCTCAATCTCGTAATCCGAGGCACGCTGCACAGAACGGATACTGTTCAGGTTTTTTACTTCGGTTCGGGTGCGCAGTTCGCTGCTCCCAAGTGGGCGCACAGAGATGTTTGGCTCCATCCTCAAGACGCCCTTCGACATATCGCCGCTGTTCACCCCTAAATAGACCAAGATCGCCCGCAGCTTGCGCCCGAACGCCTCTGCCTCTGCTCCATTGCGAATATCCGGCTCGGTGACGATCTCCAAAAGCGGCACACCGGATCGGTTGAAATCGATCAGACTGCTGCTGCCGACATGGATGGATTTTCCGGTGTCTTCCTCAAGGTGGGCGCGGCGAATGCCGATGCGCTTTGTCCCCCCGTCGGGGAGGTCAATCTCCAACCAACCGTTCGTGCAAAGGGGGAGTTCGTATTGGCTGACCTGATAGCCCTTCGGCAAATCGGGGTAAAAGTAGCTCTTGCGGGCAAAGACGTTCAGCGTGGCAATCTCACAGTGGAGCGCCAACCCCACACGAATGGCAAACTCCACCGCACGGCGATTGATCACGGGTAGGACGCCGGGCATTCCCATACAGATGGGGCAAATGTGGGTGTTTGGGGCGGCGGTGGTGCTATCCACAACGGCACAGCCGCAGAACATCTTGGAATCGGTTTCCAGTTCGGCGTGAATTTCCAAACCGATCACGCCTTCATAGTGCGTGGCGGCAGGTGTGTTTATGGCGGTCACGGGCGACCTCGTTTAGTCCTGTGTCAAGATGGATTCAATGTAGGCTATTGTAACACGGCGCGTTCGCTGCACGGTTCGCCGTTTGCCTAATAAGCGGGGAAGGTGCAAAATGCCAACGGCCATCCCGCGCAAACGGGCGCGGGCGGCTTTTCCCCGCCATGCCCGCAGCGCCTCCCACGCTGTTTTTGCCTGCCGCCGCAGAATACGCCCACCATGTTTGCGCCATACTGCACGCGGGATATCCTTCACCAAGACATAGATCGCGTTGCGCCCATCATAAAAACTTGCTGTGACACCGCCGCCCGTTGCCGAGAGCATATGATAAACGACGGCACGCGGCGCATAAACACAGCGCCACCCCGCCAACTGCGCCCGCCACGCCAGATCAATATCTTCAAGGCTGAAGAAAAAATCATCGTCCAGCAGCCCAACCTGATCGAGCATCGTCCGGCGGTAGGCTGACGATCCCCCACAGGCGCTAAATACGTAACCCTCGGCGTCAAACTGCCCATCGTCGCGCTGCCAAACGCCTCGGTTTGCGGCGCTGCCATCGGTGCGGAACAAATCGCCAGCGGTATGAAAGTGATCGCGCTTGTCAAAAAGGAGCATTTTAGAGGCGACCAATCCGGCATCAGGGTGGCGCTCAAAGGCGGCGACAACCTCAGCGATCCACGTTGGGGCAGCCTCGGTGTCGTTGTTCAGCAGGGCAAGGTAAGCGCCCCTTGCCGCGCTTAAGCCCGCATTGCACGCGCCGGTAAACCCCCGATTTTCGGAAAGCTG from the Anaerolineales bacterium genome contains:
- a CDS encoding glycosyltransferase family 2 protein — protein: MVNTSSTSPAFSVIIPNWNGGRYLPVCLNALRAQTYPEVEIIVADNASNDGSQALIARDFPEVRLVQLSENRGFTGACNAGLSAARGAYLALLNNDTEAAPTWIAEVVAAFERHPDAGLVASKMLLFDKRDHFHTAGDLFRTDGSAANRGVWQRDDGQFDAEGYVFSACGGSSAYRRTMLDQVGLLDDDFFFSLEDIDLAWRAQLAGWRCVYAPRAVVYHMLSATGGGVTASFYDGRNAIYVLVKDIPRAVWRKHGGRILRRQAKTAWEALRAWRGKAARARLRGMAVGILHLPRLLGKRRTVQRTRRVTIAYIESILTQD
- the gatB gene encoding Asp-tRNA(Asn)/Glu-tRNA(Gln) amidotransferase subunit GatB; translation: MNTPAATHYEGVIGLEIHAELETDSKMFCGCAVVDSTTAAPNTHICPICMGMPGVLPVINRRAVEFAIRVGLALHCEIATLNVFARKSYFYPDLPKGYQVSQYELPLCTNGWLEIDLPDGGTKRIGIRRAHLEEDTGKSIHVGSSSLIDFNRSGVPLLEIVTEPDIRNGAEAEAFGRKLRAILVYLGVNSGDMSKGVLRMEPNISVRPLGSSELRTRTEVKNLNSIRSVQRASDYEIERQSKLWEGKGTVVQATMGWDEVKGQTILQRTKESAHDYRYFPEPDLPPLNISREWVETIRQTLPELPDAKRDRLMSAGVSAYEASILVAERPVADYFEATLKAGAEGKKAANWIINELFARMNKIALPTERVAETKVTPESIAALIALVDGGTINNNAAKKVLDALFAEGGEPATWVARLGLEQTQDTGAIDAAITKILDAHPEEVARFKAGEEKVLKFLLGQVMREGRGKFPAELTGTRLEAALKARA